The Metabacillus litoralis genome contains a region encoding:
- a CDS encoding DUF309 domain-containing protein encodes MVIIATRKLLTISSFSSVFVKIYGKLLTQIKYGGGETTMYDAAYIDYLIYFHCERDYFECHEVLEEHWKQDPPKERKKYWVGFIQIAVCAYHHRRGNFAGALKMISNAIHILENDSLNIKKLGLHSEELIKILKKRKHEILDHKPYYSFNLPIRDDKLMSLCLKRCAEKNLSWGVESDLHDEFLLHKHTKRNRTDVINERLHQLKIRKNNRSK; translated from the coding sequence TTGGTTATAATAGCAACAAGAAAGCTGCTGACAATCAGCAGCTTTTCATCTGTTTTCGTAAAAATTTATGGTAAACTACTTACACAAATTAAATATGGCGGAGGTGAAACAACTATGTATGATGCTGCATACATTGATTATCTCATTTATTTTCACTGTGAAAGAGACTATTTTGAATGTCATGAGGTGTTAGAGGAGCATTGGAAACAGGATCCACCGAAAGAAAGAAAAAAATATTGGGTGGGCTTCATTCAAATTGCTGTTTGTGCCTATCATCATAGAAGGGGAAATTTTGCAGGGGCTTTAAAAATGATTTCAAATGCAATACATATCCTTGAAAATGATTCATTAAATATCAAGAAATTAGGCTTACATAGTGAAGAGTTAATTAAGATCCTAAAGAAACGTAAACATGAAATTCTTGATCATAAACCCTATTATAGTTTTAACCTACCTATAAGAGACGATAAATTAATGAGTCTTTGCCTAAAGCGTTGTGCCGAGAAAAACCTTAGTTGGGGTGTGGAAAGCGACTTACATGATGAGTTTTTGTTACATAAACATACAAAACGTAATCGCACTGATGTTATTAATGAAAGATTACATCAACTAAAGATTCGTAAAAATAATAGATCAAAATGA
- a CDS encoding DUF3907 family protein, translating into MDNTLVRAETEKVAFFLENVVGKMTTYMNSITIRSLEDEAEGERPYLLELLRAARGLLVFCEEALDACRQMIRNSIITPSHARQLFEKIYYQCIERFFHPKNDTWYENSRCSYTDSDMIVFRKTTPPSFVRFIHSLEEDFITIREEIDFGVQSHF; encoded by the coding sequence ATGGACAACACATTAGTTAGAGCTGAGACAGAAAAGGTGGCATTCTTTTTAGAAAATGTAGTTGGAAAAATGACAACTTACATGAATTCAATCACGATACGGTCTTTAGAAGATGAAGCTGAGGGGGAAAGACCATATTTACTTGAATTATTAAGAGCTGCAAGAGGTTTGTTAGTTTTTTGTGAGGAGGCACTTGATGCATGTCGTCAAATGATAAGAAACTCTATCATAACACCCTCTCATGCAAGGCAGCTATTTGAGAAAATTTATTATCAGTGCATTGAAAGGTTTTTCCATCCCAAAAATGACACCTGGTATGAAAATAGTCGTTGTTCTTATACTGACTCAGACATGATCGTTTTTAGAAAAACAACCCCTCCCTCATTTGTTCGATTTATTCATTCCTTGGAAGAGGATTTTATAACAATTCGTGAAGAAATAGATTTTGGGGTTCAGTCTCATTTTTAA
- the ribH gene encoding 6,7-dimethyl-8-ribityllumazine synthase, translating to MNTFEGHLIGSGLKVAIVVARFNEFITSKLLGGAEDGLKRHGVEESDITVAWVPGAFELPLVAKKLAESGKYDAVITLGTVIRGATTHYDYVCNEAAKGVSQASLSTGVPVVFGVLTTETIEQAIERAGTKAGNKGYEAAVTAIEMGNLLKSLD from the coding sequence ATGAATACTTTTGAAGGTCATTTAATTGGTAGCGGATTAAAGGTAGCAATCGTTGTAGCAAGATTTAATGAATTTATTACATCGAAGCTTTTAGGTGGAGCTGAAGATGGTTTAAAAAGACATGGTGTAGAGGAAAGTGATATAACTGTTGCATGGGTACCTGGTGCGTTTGAACTTCCTCTAGTAGCAAAAAAATTAGCTGAATCCGGTAAGTACGATGCTGTTATTACATTAGGAACAGTCATTAGAGGAGCTACAACACATTATGATTATGTTTGTAATGAGGCTGCAAAAGGTGTTTCACAAGCATCCTTATCTACAGGTGTTCCGGTTGTCTTTGGAGTATTAACAACAGAGACGATTGAACAAGCTATTGAGAGAGCAGGAACAAAAGCTGGAAATAAAGGTTATGAAGCAGCAGTTACAGCGATTGAAATGGGTAATTTGTTAAAGTCCCTTGATTAA
- a CDS encoding segregation/condensation protein A: MQYHVKIDAFEGPLDLLLHLINRLEIDIYDIPVSEITEQYMLYIHTMQELHLDIASEYLVMAATLLSIKSRMLLPKQEEELFEDEFGEEPEEDPRDELMRRLIEYRKYKEAADDLRTLEEGRSQVFTKAPSDLSEYVSDSQQQIDSLNVTIYDMLGAFQKMLRRKKIQKPVQTKITRQEIPIEKRMEEILTDLRTHSGRRRFSDLFPSNSKDHLVVTFLAILELMKSHLILIEQENNFADIYIMGSE; the protein is encoded by the coding sequence TTGCAATATCATGTTAAAATTGATGCTTTTGAAGGTCCTTTAGATCTGTTACTTCACTTAATAAATCGCTTAGAAATTGATATATATGATATACCTGTTTCAGAAATTACGGAACAATATATGCTTTATATTCACACGATGCAGGAGCTCCACCTTGATATTGCGTCAGAATATCTAGTTATGGCTGCAACGCTTCTTTCCATTAAGAGTAGAATGCTTCTTCCCAAACAAGAAGAAGAACTGTTTGAGGATGAATTTGGGGAAGAGCCAGAAGAAGACCCACGTGATGAATTAATGAGAAGGTTAATTGAATACAGGAAATATAAAGAGGCTGCAGATGATTTAAGAACTCTTGAAGAAGGTCGCTCCCAAGTCTTTACCAAGGCTCCTAGTGACTTGAGTGAATATGTTTCAGATTCACAGCAGCAAATCGACTCATTAAATGTAACCATTTATGATATGTTAGGGGCTTTTCAAAAGATGCTACGGAGAAAGAAAATTCAAAAGCCTGTACAAACAAAAATAACCCGTCAAGAAATTCCGATTGAGAAACGGATGGAGGAAATTCTCACTGATTTGCGTACACATTCAGGTAGACGCCGTTTTAGTGATTTGTTTCCTTCAAACAGTAAAGATCATTTAGTTGTTACCTTTTTGGCTATATTAGAATTAATGAAATCGCATTTAATTTTAATCGAACAAGAAAATAATTTTGCAGATATTTATATAATGGGGAGTGAATAA
- the resB gene encoding cytochrome c biogenesis protein ResB — MNKVTCECGHANPEGTLLCESCGNPIGEKEKKEDKKLLDMKYEGSARRSQTYKKTFVDKIWNFFSSVKVGVWLIFLTLLASALGTVFPQEMYIPPSVTASEFYKDEYGFLGQLYYELGFHNLYGSWWYMILVASIGISLVIASLDRFVPLYKALKKQGVTRHASFMKRQRLYSSTVTNEYDVELLKKRLTSKRYRVRVENGNILAEKGRFSRWGPYVNHCGLILFLFGAMLRFVPGMYVDEVLWVREGETAVIPGTEGRYYLENKDFIMEVYEKDKESEVFEEAITRVGDGSVVKNFQSNVVLYERKGEIVHGATPELTEVKEEEIRVNEPLKFESFSLYQVDYKLNELNKMTFSLIDKETEKSYGQITVDLLDPQTEYDLGNGYKVEISTYLPDFYFDEEGVPATKTRIPDNPAFVFKMFTPETPEGESSFVAIQQTIEPSGENKFKMKFEGIETKDLTALTVRKDLTLWILGIGGAIFMIGVIQGMYWNHRRIWIKREDDKVLVAGHTNKNWYGLSKELKSLVEDTALNMPKDQKEKE; from the coding sequence ATGAATAAGGTAACATGTGAGTGTGGTCATGCAAATCCGGAAGGAACTCTATTATGTGAATCTTGTGGTAATCCAATAGGAGAAAAAGAGAAAAAAGAAGATAAAAAGCTATTGGATATGAAATACGAAGGGTCTGCAAGACGCTCTCAAACATATAAGAAAACATTTGTCGATAAAATTTGGAACTTCTTTTCCTCTGTAAAGGTAGGCGTGTGGTTAATCTTCTTAACCTTACTAGCTTCTGCGTTAGGAACTGTGTTTCCACAGGAGATGTACATCCCGCCGTCTGTAACAGCGAGTGAGTTTTACAAAGATGAATATGGCTTTCTTGGTCAGCTCTATTATGAGTTAGGTTTTCACAATTTATATGGATCATGGTGGTATATGATCTTAGTAGCTTCAATTGGGATTTCCCTAGTAATAGCTAGCTTAGACCGTTTTGTTCCTTTATACAAAGCGTTAAAAAAGCAAGGGGTTACAAGACATGCTTCATTTATGAAACGCCAAAGGCTCTATTCTTCCACAGTGACAAATGAATATGATGTAGAATTACTAAAGAAACGTCTAACTTCAAAGCGCTATCGTGTTCGAGTGGAAAACGGAAACATCTTAGCCGAAAAAGGTCGATTTTCAAGATGGGGTCCCTATGTGAATCATTGTGGGCTGATACTCTTTTTATTTGGTGCCATGCTTCGCTTTGTTCCAGGAATGTATGTTGATGAGGTTCTTTGGGTTAGAGAAGGTGAAACAGCGGTTATACCAGGTACAGAAGGTCGTTACTATCTTGAAAACAAAGATTTTATAATGGAAGTTTACGAGAAAGACAAAGAAAGTGAAGTGTTTGAAGAAGCAATAACACGTGTTGGTGACGGCAGTGTAGTGAAAAATTTCCAATCAAATGTCGTATTATATGAAAGAAAAGGGGAAATTGTACACGGAGCAACACCTGAGTTAACAGAAGTTAAGGAAGAAGAAATTAGAGTAAATGAGCCGCTGAAATTTGAATCATTTTCTCTTTATCAAGTGGACTATAAACTAAATGAACTAAATAAAATGACATTTAGTTTAATAGATAAAGAAACAGAAAAGAGTTATGGGCAAATCACAGTAGATCTTTTAGATCCTCAAACAGAATATGATTTAGGTAATGGATATAAAGTTGAAATCTCAACTTATTTACCAGACTTCTATTTTGATGAAGAAGGTGTTCCTGCAACGAAAACGAGAATACCTGACAATCCGGCCTTTGTTTTCAAAATGTTTACTCCTGAGACTCCTGAGGGAGAGTCTAGCTTTGTAGCAATTCAGCAGACAATTGAACCTTCAGGAGAGAATAAATTTAAAATGAAATTTGAAGGTATAGAAACGAAAGACTTGACTGCGCTGACTGTTCGAAAAGATTTAACACTTTGGATACTAGGTATTGGCGGAGCGATCTTTATGATCGGTGTCATTCAAGGGATGTATTGGAATCACCGACGAATCTGGATTAAGCGTGAAGATGACAAAGTTTTAGTTGCCGGTCATACAAATAAAAATTGGTATGGTCTATCTAAAGAGCTTAAAAGTCTAGTAGAAGATACAGCTTTGAATATGCCTAAAGATCAGAAGGAAAAAGAATAG
- a CDS encoding GNAT family N-acetyltransferase, translating to MLIRFKKSFEKIAMGLLSFMPAEKDLKQLQQTIKQYETVDEWQLFLWKQDEDIIGAIGVIFKDEDTVEVQHITVNPSHRQQGIGKKMVSALIDLYKNKSVVPNDETEAFFEKCKDC from the coding sequence ATGTTAATTCGCTTTAAAAAAAGTTTTGAAAAGATTGCAATGGGCTTACTGTCTTTTATGCCTGCAGAAAAAGACTTAAAGCAATTACAGCAAACAATAAAACAGTATGAAACAGTAGATGAATGGCAGTTGTTTCTCTGGAAGCAAGATGAAGACATTATAGGTGCTATTGGTGTTATATTTAAAGATGAAGATACGGTGGAAGTACAACACATAACAGTTAATCCTTCTCACCGACAACAAGGTATCGGCAAAAAGATGGTAAGTGCACTTATCGACCTCTATAAAAACAAATCAGTTGTTCCAAATGACGAAACTGAAGCTTTTTTTGAAAAGTGTAAGGATTGTTAA
- the ccsB gene encoding c-type cytochrome biogenesis protein CcsB has product MAALSSTLLEVAFIIYLVAIFLFGGSIRDKRNKSDKISKWTIAAVAATILGFLSQLGYFITRWIASGHAPVSNLFEFTTAFGMMLVLAFIILFFIYRVAILGLFTLPIVVLIIAYGSMFPTDINPLIPSLQSHWLYIHVTTAALGQAILAISAVAGIIHLVTVVDQTKASKKTFWLESIMYVLVVTLGFIIITSTFRGLDYQADFNWIDKNEQEAVMTYTIPALVGPHKGELVTDGKFEPLVEMPAIISAVKLNTVIWSVIVGTILYGFIRLIFRKRIGQMIKPFTKNVNLELVDEIGYRSVAIGFPVFTLGALIFAMIWAQIAWTRFWGWDPKEVWALITWLFYAAYLHLRLSKGWHGEKSAWLAVVGFAIIMFNLIFVNLVIAGLHSYA; this is encoded by the coding sequence GTGGCAGCATTAAGTAGTACATTATTAGAGGTTGCTTTTATTATCTATTTAGTCGCTATCTTTTTGTTCGGTGGCTCGATTCGTGATAAAAGAAATAAGTCCGATAAAATAAGTAAGTGGACGATAGCAGCTGTTGCAGCAACCATCTTAGGATTTTTATCACAACTAGGCTACTTCATCACAAGGTGGATTGCATCAGGACATGCACCTGTTAGTAACTTATTTGAATTTACAACAGCTTTTGGGATGATGCTTGTTCTTGCTTTTATTATCTTATTCTTTATTTATAGGGTGGCAATTTTAGGTTTATTTACTTTGCCTATTGTCGTATTAATTATTGCATACGGTAGTATGTTTCCAACTGATATTAATCCATTAATCCCATCACTACAAAGTCATTGGTTATATATTCATGTGACAACAGCTGCTTTAGGGCAAGCAATTTTAGCGATTAGTGCTGTGGCAGGAATTATTCACCTTGTGACAGTTGTTGATCAAACAAAAGCATCAAAGAAAACCTTTTGGTTGGAATCTATTATGTACGTCCTTGTTGTAACACTAGGATTCATTATTATAACAAGTACATTTAGAGGTCTTGATTATCAAGCAGATTTTAACTGGATAGATAAAAATGAGCAAGAAGCTGTTATGACTTATACGATACCGGCATTAGTAGGACCTCATAAGGGTGAACTAGTCACAGATGGAAAGTTTGAACCATTAGTTGAAATGCCTGCGATCATTTCTGCAGTTAAGCTTAACACAGTTATTTGGTCAGTTATTGTTGGTACAATCCTATATGGATTCATTCGACTTATATTCCGAAAACGCATCGGACAAATGATTAAACCATTTACTAAAAATGTGAATCTTGAGCTTGTTGATGAAATTGGATATCGATCTGTAGCAATTGGGTTTCCAGTGTTTACCCTTGGGGCACTTATCTTTGCGATGATTTGGGCTCAGATTGCCTGGACTAGGTTCTGGGGGTGGGACCCAAAAGAGGTATGGGCTCTTATTACATGGTTATTTTACGCAGCTTATTTGCATCTTCGTTTATCAAAAGGATGGCATGGAGAAAAATCAGCTTGGCTTGCAGTTGTAGGTTTTGCGATCATAATGTTTAACTTGATCTTTGTTAACTTAGTTATTGCAGGCTTACACTCATATGCATAA
- a CDS encoding nucleoside recognition domain-containing protein: MVNLIWVLLTVIGIVFAMFNGTMDEVNEAIFKGGKEAVTISIGFISVLVFWLGLMKVAEEAGLLEKLGNLFKPIVTRLFPEVPPDHPAMGYMLSNMMANLFGLGNAATPLGIKAMEQLKVLNGGSDKASRSMITFLAINTSSLTLIPTTVIAIMMTYGSSSPTSIVGPTLIATFLSTAGAIMIDRFFYYRRKRKG, encoded by the coding sequence ATGGTTAATTTAATATGGGTGTTATTAACAGTTATTGGGATCGTTTTTGCCATGTTTAATGGAACGATGGATGAAGTAAACGAAGCAATTTTTAAAGGTGGAAAAGAGGCAGTCACTATTTCAATTGGATTCATTAGTGTGTTGGTATTTTGGCTTGGTTTAATGAAGGTTGCTGAAGAAGCTGGATTATTAGAAAAACTAGGTAATTTGTTTAAGCCGATTGTGACAAGGTTGTTTCCAGAAGTACCACCTGACCATCCTGCTATGGGCTATATGCTCTCAAATATGATGGCGAACCTTTTTGGACTGGGTAATGCGGCCACACCGCTTGGTATTAAAGCGATGGAACAGCTAAAAGTATTAAATGGAGGATCTGACAAAGCTAGTCGTTCCATGATAACCTTTTTAGCAATTAATACTTCAAGCTTAACCTTAATTCCAACTACAGTCATTGCCATTATGATGACCTATGGCTCATCGTCACCAACCAGTATAGTAGGGCCAACTTTAATTGCAACATTTCTATCAACTGCCGGGGCAATCATGATAGATCGATTCTTTTATTACAGGAGAAAAAGAAAAGGGTGA
- the scpB gene encoding SMC-Scp complex subunit ScpB, protein MALGVIEWNSIVEALLFASGDEGLSLKQLAMVLELEEQEVMDILSELSDSYKQKKRGIELVEVAGHYQLTTKKEHATYLKKLVESPGNASLSQAALETLAIVAYRQPITRAEIEEVRGVKTERPIQTLVSKILIKEVGRAEGTGRAILYGTTKEFLEYFGLKSIKELPPLPEKSDDAFEQEEADLFFEKFNETLEELK, encoded by the coding sequence ATGGCCTTAGGTGTGATTGAGTGGAATTCAATCGTTGAAGCATTATTATTTGCTTCAGGAGACGAGGGTCTTTCCCTAAAACAGTTGGCAATGGTGTTGGAGCTCGAAGAACAAGAAGTTATGGATATCTTAAGTGAGCTCTCTGACAGTTATAAACAAAAAAAACGAGGGATAGAGCTTGTCGAGGTAGCAGGACATTATCAATTAACAACAAAAAAAGAACATGCAACATATTTAAAAAAATTAGTTGAATCTCCAGGAAATGCTTCACTTTCACAAGCAGCTTTGGAAACATTAGCTATTGTGGCGTATCGACAGCCAATCACAAGAGCAGAAATAGAGGAAGTTCGCGGTGTGAAAACAGAAAGACCTATTCAAACCCTGGTTTCCAAGATTTTAATTAAAGAGGTAGGAAGAGCTGAAGGAACTGGACGAGCAATTCTTTATGGAACGACAAAAGAATTTTTAGAGTATTTTGGTCTCAAATCAATTAAAGAACTTCCGCCACTTCCAGAGAAATCAGATGATGCATTTGAACAAGAAGAAGCAGATTTATTTTTTGAAAAATTTAATGAAACATTAGAAGAATTAAAATAA
- the rluB gene encoding 23S rRNA pseudouridine(2605) synthase RluB gives MERLQKVIAHAGIASRRKAEELILEGKVKVNGKVVKELGIKVTDQDRVEVEGIPLEREEPVYLLLYKPTGVISAVKDDKGRKVVTDFFPYIKQRIYPIGRLDYDTSGVLLLTNDGEFANILMHPKYEVEKSYVAKVKGIPTREKIRQLERGIHLEDGKTAPAHVKVLSVDKKKGTSIVELKIHEGRNRQVRRMLEAIGHQVMKLKREKFAFLNLSGLATGDSRELTPHEVKQLRALAQHGKNA, from the coding sequence ATGGAACGCTTACAAAAAGTAATTGCTCACGCTGGTATAGCTTCTAGACGTAAGGCTGAGGAATTAATTTTAGAAGGAAAAGTAAAAGTAAACGGGAAAGTTGTGAAGGAGCTTGGCATTAAAGTTACGGATCAAGACCGAGTAGAAGTGGAAGGTATACCACTTGAGCGGGAGGAACCTGTTTATTTACTTCTTTACAAACCAACAGGTGTTATTTCAGCTGTTAAAGATGATAAAGGTAGAAAGGTTGTTACAGACTTTTTCCCATACATTAAACAGAGAATTTATCCGATTGGGAGACTGGATTATGATACATCTGGAGTCCTTTTATTAACAAATGATGGCGAATTTGCCAATATATTGATGCACCCAAAATATGAAGTAGAGAAATCTTATGTTGCAAAAGTTAAAGGGATCCCAACAAGAGAAAAGATTCGTCAACTTGAGCGAGGTATTCATCTTGAAGATGGGAAAACGGCACCTGCACATGTGAAAGTATTGTCTGTTGATAAAAAGAAGGGAACAAGTATTGTTGAATTAAAAATCCATGAAGGACGTAATCGTCAAGTAAGACGTATGCTTGAAGCGATTGGTCATCAAGTAATGAAACTAAAAAGAGAAAAATTTGCCTTTTTAAATTTAAGTGGACTTGCAACAGGTGATTCTAGGGAGCTAACTCCACACGAAGTAAAACAGCTTCGAGCTCTCGCACAACACGGAAAAAACGCTTAG
- the resA gene encoding thiol-disulfide oxidoreductase ResA, which translates to MKKNRLLMRSIILILLIGALGYTLYSNFFVSKEKVKVGSKAPDFVLVDLEGNEHQLSEYKGKGVFLNFWGTWCKPCEREMPYMDNQYDYYKDQGVEVLAVNIAESNVAVQSFVNKHDLSFPIPLDKDRQVLNAYGVGPLPTTFLINPDGIVVGITSGTLTERMIRDYMEQIKP; encoded by the coding sequence ATGAAGAAAAACCGTTTACTTATGCGCTCTATCATATTAATTTTATTAATTGGTGCATTAGGATATACGTTATATTCAAACTTTTTTGTTAGTAAAGAAAAGGTAAAGGTTGGTTCAAAAGCTCCTGATTTCGTCTTAGTAGATTTAGAAGGAAACGAGCATCAGCTTTCTGAATACAAAGGAAAAGGAGTGTTCTTAAACTTCTGGGGAACATGGTGCAAGCCTTGTGAGCGGGAAATGCCATATATGGACAACCAATATGATTATTATAAGGATCAGGGAGTAGAGGTGCTAGCAGTAAACATTGCTGAGTCAAACGTTGCTGTTCAGAGCTTCGTAAATAAACATGACCTATCTTTCCCAATCCCACTTGACAAAGATCGCCAAGTATTAAACGCATACGGTGTAGGACCATTACCAACAACCTTTTTGATTAATCCTGATGGGATCGTGGTCGGTATTACCTCAGGAACGTTAACAGAAAGAATGATTAGAGATTATATGGAACAGATAAAACCTTAA
- a CDS encoding YjcZ family sporulation protein, which translates to MGEAGFNYGGGFALIVVLFILLIIVGAAWL; encoded by the coding sequence ATGGGTGAAGCAGGTTTTAACTACGGCGGAGGATTCGCGTTAATCGTTGTATTGTTTATTTTATTAATTATCGTTGGTGCTGCTTGGTTATAA
- a CDS encoding D-alanyl-D-alanine carboxypeptidase family protein, which yields MPHIKKVTAGFIIIFLLMGIVPKQTSAVGVSAQTAILIEQESGRILYEKQAHKKMRIASITKIMTAILAIESGKLNEMATVSEQAIRAEGSSVYLQKGEKIKLEDLVYGLMLRSGNDAAVAIAEHVGGSLEGFVVMMNQKAEEIGMTNTEFANPHGLDDHENHYSTAYDMAILTQYAMKNETYQEISGTETHKAPNPNEKWDRVWHNKNKLLTSLYKYSTGGKTGYTVRAKRTLVSTASKGGMDTIVVTLNDPDDWKDHMNLHNYAFNNYELVNLKHQGTLRDIENEFYDDKVFINRDVLYPLTKEEQENVRINISLQKPQEEWEDLEKVPNVVGKLSVKVEEREIADIPIYFDNGKVEKPKGSFWDLFKNLFFAITGVS from the coding sequence ATGCCGCATATTAAGAAAGTGACAGCAGGTTTTATCATCATTTTTTTGTTAATGGGAATCGTTCCTAAGCAAACATCTGCTGTTGGTGTTAGTGCTCAAACTGCCATATTAATAGAGCAGGAATCTGGAAGAATTCTTTATGAAAAGCAAGCACATAAAAAAATGCGTATTGCTAGTATTACAAAAATCATGACAGCCATTCTTGCCATAGAGTCTGGAAAACTAAATGAAATGGCTACAGTTAGTGAACAAGCCATTCGAGCTGAGGGGTCATCAGTATATTTACAAAAGGGTGAAAAAATTAAACTAGAAGATTTAGTTTATGGACTGATGCTACGTTCAGGAAATGATGCAGCAGTTGCTATTGCTGAACATGTAGGAGGTAGTCTAGAGGGGTTTGTTGTCATGATGAACCAAAAAGCAGAGGAAATTGGGATGACAAATACTGAATTTGCTAATCCCCATGGACTTGATGATCATGAAAATCATTATTCAACAGCATACGATATGGCCATTCTAACTCAATATGCAATGAAAAATGAGACGTATCAAGAAATTTCTGGAACAGAAACTCATAAAGCTCCTAACCCTAATGAAAAATGGGACAGAGTATGGCATAACAAAAATAAATTGTTAACTAGCCTTTATAAATATAGTACAGGTGGTAAAACAGGTTATACAGTTAGAGCAAAAAGAACGTTGGTATCAACTGCATCAAAGGGCGGAATGGATACTATTGTGGTAACACTAAATGATCCGGATGATTGGAAGGATCATATGAATCTTCATAACTATGCATTTAATAACTATGAGTTAGTCAATCTAAAGCATCAAGGTACACTTAGAGATATAGAAAATGAATTTTATGATGATAAAGTCTTTATAAACCGAGATGTACTTTATCCGCTTACAAAAGAAGAGCAAGAAAACGTTCGAATTAATATTTCATTGCAAAAACCACAAGAAGAATGGGAAGACCTTGAAAAAGTGCCGAATGTAGTAGGAAAACTATCTGTCAAAGTTGAAGAGCGAGAGATAGCTGACATCCCGATTTATTTTGATAATGGAAAGGTCGAAAAACCTAAAGGCTCATTTTGGGATCTTTTTAAAAACCTATTTTTTGCGATAACAGGTGTTAGCTAA
- a CDS encoding spore maturation protein, whose product MGIIGVISLWIIPVIIGFILIYGTLKKVPTYESFVEGGKEGITISFSIIPYLVGMLVAISVFRASGALEFLMNFMKPALELLNIPAEIVPLAFIRPISGTAALGLTSDIIATYGPDSFIGMLAATMQGSTDTTLYVLTVYFGAVGIRKMGDALKVGLLADLVGIIAAIVIVTLLFA is encoded by the coding sequence ATGGGGATTATAGGAGTCATTTCATTATGGATTATACCCGTTATTATTGGTTTTATCCTTATTTACGGTACTTTAAAGAAAGTGCCTACGTACGAATCATTTGTTGAAGGCGGTAAAGAGGGAATTACTATTTCCTTTTCGATCATACCTTACCTTGTAGGGATGTTAGTTGCCATTTCCGTATTTAGAGCTTCAGGTGCATTAGAGTTTCTTATGAATTTTATGAAGCCTGCATTGGAACTATTAAATATACCTGCTGAAATCGTGCCTTTAGCATTTATTCGACCGATATCAGGTACAGCTGCACTAGGATTAACTTCCGATATTATTGCAACATACGGGCCAGATTCCTTTATCGGAATGTTAGCTGCAACCATGCAAGGAAGTACCGACACGACATTATATGTTTTAACGGTTTATTTTGGAGCAGTAGGAATTAGGAAAATGGGAGATGCATTAAAAGTAGGGTTGCTTGCAGATCTTGTTGGTATTATTGCTGCAATTGTGATTGTCACATTATTATTTGCATAA